Genomic window (Achromobacter sp. B7):
GCTTCAGCACCGACTACGCGGCGGCGCGCGACGCCTTTGTGGCGATAGCCCAAGCGCGTGGCGCGGTGCTGTCCCGCCATGAACATCCCGCATTGAAAGACCCACACGGCCGCGCGCTGAGCGTGGATGTGGCCGTGCTGGGCCGCGTCGACGCGCCCCGCACGCATCTGGCGATCAGCGGCACGCACGGGCTGGAAGGCGCGGCGGGCTCCGCCGTGCAGATCGGCTGGCTGCGCGCCGATGGCGGCACGCCCTTGCCGGACGACGTCAACGTCGTGCTGGTGCACGCGTTGAACCCGTACGGCTACGCATATGACTCGCGCACGACTGAAAACAACGTCGACCTGAATCGCAACTTCATTGACCACACGCGCCCCACGCCGGCCAACCCGCACTACGCCACGCTGCATCCGCATCTGATCCCGGCCGCCTGGACGGAATCCAGCCTGGCGGCCGGCGCGCGCGAGGTCGAAAAATTTGGCGCGACCCACGGCGCCGACGTGCTGTTCAACACAACGGCCAGCGGCCAGTACACCCATCCGGACGGCCTGGTCTACGGCGGCAGCGGCCCCGAATGGTCCAACCGCATCTTGCGCCGCATCGTCGACGAACATCTGGCCGCCAGCCAGCGCGTGTCGTTTATCGACTGGCACACCGGCATCGGTGAATACGGGGAACCGTTCTTCCTGTGCTTCAACGACGAAGGCAGCGCAGAACAGGCGCGGGCCGCCCAATGGTGGGGCGCCGAACGCGTGCGCGACCAGCGCCCGCATGGCCTGGCGCGACCCGACTACCAGGGCCTGGTGTTTCGCGGCGTGCAGCAGGCGTTGGGCAGCCGCCCCCTGGCAGGCGCCGTCGTGGAGTTCGGCACGCGCGGCTTGCAGATGCGGGCCGCGCTCAGGCTGGACCAGTGGCTGCGTTTCAAGGCCCCGCAGGCGCCCGACGCCGCGCGCGACAAGCAGTTGCGCGCCGACCTGATCGACGCCTTCGTGCCGGTATCCAGCGTGTGGCGGCGCAGCGCCCTTGCCCATGGTCTTGCCATCACCCGCCAGGCGATTGCCGGCGTGGCGTCCTGGTAAGCCGGCGTCCTATTTCTTCCTATTTTTTCCTATTTTTCCTATTCCTTTTTCCCTCAAGCATTCATGAAAGCAATCGTATTGCGTGAACACGGCGGCAACGACAAGCTCCGCCTGGAAACCGAATTCCCTGACCCCGTCGCCGGGCCGGATGACGTCGTCATTCGTGTGCGTGCGTCATCATTGAACTACCACGACGTATTCACGCGCCGTGGCATGCCCGGCATCAAGTTGCCCTTTCCCGTGATCATCGGCCTGGACGTGGCCGGCGAGGTCGTGCAGACCGGCCAAAACGTCCACGACTGGAAAGCCGGCGACCGCGTGCTGGTGGACCCGATCGACCGTGTGGACGGCGGGCTGGTGGGCGAGACCATCCATGGCGGTCTGGCCGAGCTTTGCCGCGTACCCGCGCACCAGCTGATTCGGCTGCCCGACGAGGTCAGCTTCGAACAGGCCGCGGCGTTGCCGGTGGCCTATGGCACCGCGCTGCGCATGATGAACCGCATCGGTCAGATCCAGGCTGGCGAAAAAGTCCTGATCCTGGGTGCCAGCGGCGGTGTGGGC
Coding sequences:
- a CDS encoding M14 family metallopeptidase, whose product is MSDALPDYWDCFSTDYAAARDAFVAIAQARGAVLSRHEHPALKDPHGRALSVDVAVLGRVDAPRTHLAISGTHGLEGAAGSAVQIGWLRADGGTPLPDDVNVVLVHALNPYGYAYDSRTTENNVDLNRNFIDHTRPTPANPHYATLHPHLIPAAWTESSLAAGAREVEKFGATHGADVLFNTTASGQYTHPDGLVYGGSGPEWSNRILRRIVDEHLAASQRVSFIDWHTGIGEYGEPFFLCFNDEGSAEQARAAQWWGAERVRDQRPHGLARPDYQGLVFRGVQQALGSRPLAGAVVEFGTRGLQMRAALRLDQWLRFKAPQAPDAARDKQLRADLIDAFVPVSSVWRRSALAHGLAITRQAIAGVASW